In Nocardioides sp. W7, the genomic stretch CCCGCACCGCCGCTCGGCTACGGGCCGGTGCCGGGCGGCGTCCACGAGTCCGTGCCCGAGGCCGGGTTCGACCGCCGGGCCGTCGAGCGGCTCTGCACCACCGCGTCCGAGCTCGTCGTCACGCCCTGGCGTGGCGTCCTGATTCCCGAGGAGAACCGATGACCGAGCCGCGCCGCCCCGAGCGGCACTACCCGTACGTCGACCGCGGTCCGGCGATCTACCTGGACTCCTTCGCCACCATCCGCCGGGAGGCCGACCTGTCCCGGGTGCCCGCCACCGCCGAGAAGGTCGCGGTCCGGATGATCCACGGCAGCGGCCAGGTCGACCTGACCGAGGACCTCGTCATCGACCCCCGGCTCGTCCCCACGGCGCGGGCCGCGCTGGAAGCGGGGGCGCCGATCCTGTGCGATGCCACCATGGTCGTCAAGGGCGTGACCCGCGGCAGGCTGCCCGCCGACAACGAGGTGCTCTGCACGCTCAACGAGCCGCAGGTCCCCGGCCTGGCCGCTGCCTGGGGGACCACCCGCACCGCCGCCGCGGTCTCGCTGTGGGAGCCGCGCCTCGCCGGTGCCGTGATCGCGATCGGCAACGCCCCGACCGCGCTGTTCCACCTGTTGGAGATGCTCATCGACGGCGCGCCCCGCCCGGCGGCCATCGTCGGCTGTCCGGTGGGTTTCATCGGCGCCGCGGAGTCCAAGCAGGCCCTCGTCGACCTGGCCACGGTGCACGGCATCGACATCCCCTTCGTGACCGTGCGCGGTCGCCGGGGCGGCTCGGCGATGACGTCGTCGGCGCTCAACGCGCTGGCCCAGGAGGAGGAGTGACCAGGAGAGGCACGCACGGCCGCTTCGCCGGTGTCGGGGTCGGCCCGGGCGACCCGGAGCTGATCACCCGGAAGGCCGCCCGGCTGATCCAGCAGGCCGACGTGGTCGCGTTCCACGCGGCCGCGGGCCGGCAGTCGAACGCACGCCGGATCGCCGCTGAGCTCATCCCGGACGGCGTGCTCGAGGAGCAGCTGACCTACCCCGTCACGACCGGCGCCACGGACCACCCCGGCGGGTACGCGGGTGCGATGGCTGCCTTCTACGAGGAGGCCGCAGACCGACTCGCCGCCCATCTCGACGCAGGGCGGAACGTGGTCCTGCTGGCCGAGGGCGACCCGCTCTTCTACGGCTCCTACATGTACATGCACGACCGGCTCGCCGAGCGCTACGAGACCGAGATCGTCCCGGGCGTCCCCGCGTTCCTGGCTGCCGCGGCCGCGGTCGCGAGCCCGCTGGTGCGCCAGACCGACGTCCTCACCGTGCTGCCCGGCACCCTCCCGGAGCCCGAGCTCGCGCGGCGGCTCGCAGACACCGACGGCGCGATCATCATGAAGCTGGGGCGGACCTTCCCCGCCGTACGACGGGCGCTGGCCGCCGCGGGCCGGCTCGACCACGCCCTGTACGTCGAGCGCGCCTCGATGCCCGAGCAGCAGTGGCGACCGGTCGCCGAGGTCGACGCCGAGCAGGTGCCGTACTTCTCCCTGGTCGTGGTCACCGGGGACAGCCGCAACGGTCGCCGTTCCCGCGACCGCGAACGCGAACGCGAGGGCGACGCAGCGGCGTGCGCCGCCGCACCGGAGTCCACCCGGGCGGCGGAGCTGCTGGTGGTCGGGCTCGGCCCGGGACCCGATCGCTGGCTGACCCCCGAGGTCGACGCGGCCCTGTCCGAGGTGGACCACGTGGTCGGCTACGGGCCGTACGTCTCCCGGGTCCCGCAGCGCCCGGGCCTGACCCGGCACGCCTCCGGCAACACCGTCGAGGTGGACCGGGCGCGGCTGGCCCTGGACCTGGCGCTTCGCGGTGAGCGGGTCGCGGTGGTCTCCGGCGGCGACGCCGGCATCTTCGGGATGGCGGCCGCGGTCTTCGAGGCGGCCGAGGATCCGGCGTACGCCGACGTACCGGTCCGGGTCCTGCCCGGCGTCAGCGCGGTCCAGGCCGTCGCGGCTCGGGCCGGTGCACCGATCGGCGCCGACTACGCCGTGCTCAGCCTCTCGGACCGCCTCAAGCCCTGGGCAGTGGTCGAGAAGCGGCTGCGCGCGATCGCCGAGGCGGACCTGGTGCTGGCCATCTACAACCCCGCCTCCCGCAGCCGCACCGAGCAGGTCGCCACCGCGCGCGCCGTGCTGCTGGAGCACCGCGACGCCGCGACCGTGGTGATCGTCGGACGCGACGTGGGCCGGGCGGAGGAGTCGCTCACCGTCACGACCCTGGGCGAGCTCGACCCCGCGACGATCGACATGAAGTGCCTGCTGATCGTCGGCGCCACCGGGACCCGGAGCTCCGCGGCCGGGGTGTGGACGCCGAGGTACGTGCGATGAGCGTGTCCTTCGTCGGCGCCGGTCCCGGTGCCGCCGACCTGCTCACCCTGCGGGCCGCCCGGCTGCTGGCCGCCGCCGACCTGGTGCTCTACCCGGGCACCTATCTGGATCCCGAGATCCTGGCCCACTGCGGTGCGGAGACCGAGCTGGTGGACACCCAGGACCTCGACCTCGACGCGATCACCCGGCACCTGGTCGACGGCGCACGGGCCGGACGTCAGGTGGTCCGGCTGACGTCGGGCGACCCGTCGCTCTACTCCGCCCTGCACGAGCAGACCCGGCGCCTCGACGCCGCCGGCGTCGGCTGGCAGGTGACCCCCGGGGTCCCGGCGTACGCCGCCGCCGCGGCGCTGGTGGGTCGCGAGCTCACCGTGCCGCACGTCGCCCAGTCGGTCGTGCTCACCCGCACCCGGGCCCGGTCGTCGCCGATGGGGGCGGGGGAGGACCTGCTGGCCTTCGCCGCCACCGGGGCCACGCTGGTGCTGCACCTGGCGATCACCCGGACCCGTGACCTGATGGCCGAGCTGGAGCCGGTGCTCGGCG encodes the following:
- a CDS encoding precorrin-8X methylmutase, which produces MTEPRRPERHYPYVDRGPAIYLDSFATIRREADLSRVPATAEKVAVRMIHGSGQVDLTEDLVIDPRLVPTARAALEAGAPILCDATMVVKGVTRGRLPADNEVLCTLNEPQVPGLAAAWGTTRTAAAVSLWEPRLAGAVIAIGNAPTALFHLLEMLIDGAPRPAAIVGCPVGFIGAAESKQALVDLATVHGIDIPFVTVRGRRGGSAMTSSALNALAQEEE
- a CDS encoding precorrin-2 C(20)-methyltransferase, translated to MTRRGTHGRFAGVGVGPGDPELITRKAARLIQQADVVAFHAAAGRQSNARRIAAELIPDGVLEEQLTYPVTTGATDHPGGYAGAMAAFYEEAADRLAAHLDAGRNVVLLAEGDPLFYGSYMYMHDRLAERYETEIVPGVPAFLAAAAAVASPLVRQTDVLTVLPGTLPEPELARRLADTDGAIIMKLGRTFPAVRRALAAAGRLDHALYVERASMPEQQWRPVAEVDAEQVPYFSLVVVTGDSRNGRRSRDREREREGDAAACAAAPESTRAAELLVVGLGPGPDRWLTPEVDAALSEVDHVVGYGPYVSRVPQRPGLTRHASGNTVEVDRARLALDLALRGERVAVVSGGDAGIFGMAAAVFEAAEDPAYADVPVRVLPGVSAVQAVAARAGAPIGADYAVLSLSDRLKPWAVVEKRLRAIAEADLVLAIYNPASRSRTEQVATARAVLLEHRDAATVVIVGRDVGRAEESLTVTTLGELDPATIDMKCLLIVGATGTRSSAAGVWTPRYVR
- a CDS encoding SAM-dependent methyltransferase, producing MSVSFVGAGPGAADLLTLRAARLLAAADLVLYPGTYLDPEILAHCGAETELVDTQDLDLDAITRHLVDGARAGRQVVRLTSGDPSLYSALHEQTRRLDAAGVGWQVTPGVPAYAAAAALVGRELTVPHVAQSVVLTRTRARSSPMGAGEDLLAFAATGATLVLHLAITRTRDLMAELEPVLGADCPVLVVHRASQPEELVLRGTVGTVADLVERSGLRQAAVILLGRALAEDGDGGESFLYSAARERRSPRD